A part of Hydrogenobacter sp. T-8 genomic DNA contains:
- a CDS encoding DegT/DnrJ/EryC1/StrS family aminotransferase yields MIKIIEQRFTQEEKELVLEILESGQITRGKWTSLFQEEFAKYLGVEHVFTVCSGTVALFIALKALGVEGERVIVPAMSFMATIDAVYLAGGVPVVVDVDSYYTMDPEQLEDAVKKYRPKVVIPVHLYGQTADMDAIMWLSERYGFYVLEDSAQAHGALWKGKRAGSFGHISAFSFYASKNLPMGEGGAIATNSDELAKEIKKWIDFGDHPAFNVRITEFQAGIGYLMLKRLEEHNKKRRENASKYMQSLNGGFVHPVEREGAYHVYHLYTLRHPDRDAIVEKLREKGVDARVYYSYLLHQLRGAEHLPTPNAEKFRKEVFSIPVHPYLTEEEINFITESLMVEVGLAPNPLC; encoded by the coding sequence ATGATTAAAATTATTGAGCAGAGGTTTACACAGGAGGAAAAAGAGCTTGTCCTTGAGATATTGGAAAGTGGGCAGATAACAAGGGGTAAGTGGACTTCTCTCTTTCAAGAGGAGTTTGCCAAATACCTTGGTGTAGAGCACGTATTTACTGTTTGCTCTGGGACTGTGGCTCTCTTTATAGCTTTGAAGGCTCTTGGTGTTGAGGGAGAAAGGGTAATAGTCCCTGCCATGAGTTTTATGGCAACCATTGATGCGGTCTATCTTGCGGGTGGTGTGCCAGTGGTAGTGGATGTGGACAGCTACTATACCATGGACCCTGAGCAACTTGAGGATGCGGTAAAAAAATACAGACCAAAGGTGGTTATACCCGTGCATCTATACGGACAGACTGCGGATATGGACGCCATTATGTGGCTCTCTGAAAGATATGGCTTTTATGTGCTTGAAGATTCCGCTCAAGCTCACGGAGCTCTTTGGAAGGGCAAAAGGGCTGGCTCTTTCGGGCATATCTCCGCCTTTAGCTTTTATGCCTCCAAGAACCTACCTATGGGAGAAGGTGGTGCAATAGCCACAAACAGCGACGAACTCGCCAAAGAGATAAAAAAGTGGATAGACTTTGGAGACCACCCTGCCTTTAATGTTAGGATAACCGAGTTTCAAGCAGGCATTGGATACCTTATGCTAAAAAGGCTTGAAGAGCACAACAAAAAAAGAAGGGAGAACGCCTCTAAGTATATGCAATCCTTAAACGGTGGCTTTGTCCATCCTGTGGAAAGAGAAGGAGCATACCACGTATACCATCTTTATACCCTAAGGCATCCCGACAGAGACGCCATAGTGGAAAAACTAAGGGAAAAGGGTGTGGACGCAAGGGTCTATTATAGCTATCTTTTGCACCAGCTAAGAGGCGCGGAGCACTTACCCACACCAAACGCAGAAAAATTCAGAAAAGAAGTCTTTTCCATACCAGTCCATCCCTACCTTACCGAGGAAGAGATAAACTTTATCACAGAAAGCCTTATGGTTGAGGTTGGGTTAGCTCCGAACCCCTTATGTTGA
- a CDS encoding TraR/DksA family transcriptional regulator encodes MLSREELEILKEKLLEEKAKLLERYRKKEDTQARIEEEVKEPRDLEDIGQMTYTQELLDTLSAREFFIIKEIDHALSKMQAGTYGICEYCSEEIPFERLMAIPWTRYHAHCAEKAEEEGILPTYPALTFEATIPEEVEIQREDITEA; translated from the coding sequence ATGCTGAGTAGAGAAGAGCTTGAAATTCTTAAGGAGAAACTTCTTGAGGAGAAGGCAAAGCTGTTAGAGCGTTACAGAAAAAAGGAGGACACACAGGCGAGGATTGAAGAGGAGGTTAAAGAGCCAAGGGACTTGGAAGACATAGGCCAGATGACCTATACTCAGGAACTTCTTGATACTCTCTCCGCAAGGGAATTTTTCATAATCAAAGAGATTGACCATGCCCTCAGCAAGATGCAGGCAGGAACCTACGGTATATGCGAATACTGTAGCGAAGAGATACCCTTTGAAAGGCTAATGGCAATACCTTGGACAAGATACCACGCCCACTGTGCGGAAAAGGCAGAAGAGGAAGGCATATTGCCCACATACCCAGCCCTAACCTTTGAGGCAACCATACCCGAAGAGGTAGAAATCCAAAGGGAAGACATAACAGAGGCATGA
- a CDS encoding iron-containing alcohol dehydrogenase, protein MNFEFYLPVEIIFGVGSVNKVGEVGKRFGYRVLIVTGRKSTKENGSLQRVIESLRRNGAEEVFLFDEIEPNPTDKSVNKASELVVREKIDYIVGLGGGSSLDSAKAISIVSSNEGYAWDYVNYPEGPRLIPFLNRPVICIPTTAGTGSEVNRYAVLSNPIRKEKLVISHSLNYPRVAIIDPSLTVSMNARLTAITGIDALMHALESLTNKLSNTLAEEFAIRAISLIKQWLPIAIEEPENLQARSYMSYASMLAGIAIDRKRVALIHGMEHPVSAHYPQVAHGEGLSALAVAITDFNYKGNPQKYALFAELMGYEPKPHMAVKALEDFLERVGMRLSLKDLGVEKDKLERLTEDVYMLSRGLFAINPVEPTLEDVQRLYERAYEGY, encoded by the coding sequence ATGAACTTTGAGTTTTACCTCCCCGTTGAGATAATCTTTGGTGTGGGTTCTGTAAACAAGGTTGGAGAAGTTGGTAAACGCTTTGGCTACAGAGTCCTTATAGTCACTGGAAGGAAAAGCACAAAGGAAAATGGCTCTCTTCAAAGGGTGATTGAATCCCTTAGAAGAAATGGTGCGGAAGAGGTTTTCCTATTTGACGAGATTGAGCCAAACCCCACAGACAAGAGCGTAAACAAGGCAAGTGAGCTTGTGGTAAGGGAAAAGATAGACTACATTGTGGGTCTTGGTGGAGGTAGCAGTCTTGACAGTGCAAAAGCCATATCCATAGTTTCTTCCAATGAAGGCTACGCCTGGGACTATGTGAACTATCCTGAAGGTCCAAGGCTCATACCCTTCTTGAATAGACCTGTGATATGCATTCCAACCACTGCAGGCACGGGAAGCGAGGTAAACAGGTATGCGGTTCTTTCAAACCCCATAAGAAAGGAAAAGCTGGTTATATCTCACTCCTTAAACTACCCAAGGGTAGCCATAATAGACCCATCCTTGACTGTAAGTATGAACGCAAGGCTTACCGCCATAACAGGCATAGACGCCCTTATGCATGCCCTTGAATCCCTTACCAACAAACTTTCCAATACCCTCGCAGAAGAGTTTGCCATAAGAGCCATAAGCCTCATAAAGCAGTGGCTACCTATTGCCATAGAAGAGCCAGAAAATCTTCAGGCAAGGTCTTATATGAGTTATGCGAGCATGCTCGCAGGCATTGCCATAGACAGAAAAAGGGTAGCCCTCATACATGGCATGGAGCATCCCGTGTCCGCCCACTATCCTCAGGTAGCTCATGGAGAAGGTCTTTCCGCTTTGGCGGTTGCCATTACGGACTTTAATTACAAAGGAAATCCACAAAAATACGCCCTCTTTGCAGAGCTTATGGGTTATGAGCCAAAGCCTCACATGGCAGTAAAAGCCCTTGAGGATTTCTTAGAAAGGGTTGGCATGAGACTTAGCCTCAAAGACCTTGGCGTGGAAAAGGATAAACTTGAAAGGCTTACAGAGGATGTGTATATGCTCTCAAGAGGCTTGTTTGCCATAAACCCCGTAGAGCCTACCCTTGAGGATGTGCAAAGGCTCTATGAAAGGGCATATGAGGGATATTGA
- a CDS encoding OmpA/MotB family protein: MARKKKCPEEVSERWAIPYADFLTLLLCLFIALFAMAQAGKQAALEYAQAFAKAFGMRLVPFQETLPKQILPEPVIKRAEPTERGRRIQRQLQELQEMLKKMGLEGEFKIAYEAIGIRLILQEKLLFESGSADIKPEMRPVLDKLYEVIKELPNPVEVEGHTDNIPISTERFPSNWELSTARASTIVRYFIAKGINPERLKASGYADTRPIAPNTTPEGKAQNRRVEIVILNIRGSELTQPQP, encoded by the coding sequence ATGGCGAGGAAAAAGAAGTGTCCAGAAGAGGTTTCAGAAAGGTGGGCAATACCCTATGCGGATTTTCTAACGCTACTTCTTTGTCTTTTTATAGCCCTTTTTGCCATGGCTCAAGCTGGCAAGCAGGCAGCCCTTGAATATGCTCAGGCTTTTGCAAAGGCTTTTGGTATGAGGCTTGTTCCCTTTCAGGAAACTTTGCCAAAACAGATACTTCCAGAGCCGGTGATTAAAAGGGCGGAGCCAACAGAAAGGGGCAGAAGAATTCAAAGGCAACTTCAAGAGCTCCAAGAGATGCTAAAAAAGATGGGGCTTGAAGGAGAGTTTAAAATAGCTTACGAAGCTATAGGCATAAGGCTAATACTTCAGGAAAAGCTCCTCTTTGAGTCCGGAAGTGCAGATATAAAGCCAGAGATGAGACCTGTGCTTGACAAACTTTACGAAGTAATCAAAGAGCTTCCAAACCCTGTGGAGGTGGAAGGACATACCGACAATATACCTATATCGACAGAAAGGTTTCCCTCTAACTGGGAGCTGTCTACCGCAAGGGCGAGCACCATTGTAAGGTATTTCATAGCCAAAGGCATAAACCCAGAAAGGTTAAAGGCATCGGGTTATGCGGACACCAGACCTATAGCTCCCAACACCACTCCAGAAGGCAAAGCCCAAAACAGAAGAGTAGAAATAGTTATCCTCAACATAAGGGGTTCGGAGCTAACCCAACCTCAACCATAA
- a CDS encoding ligand-binding protein SH3 translates to MYGNYIVDVPEDAIVNINYVVLKEGVTIDDVAERVAYLCEHVKTYHSDTGFYGGFVALNTGGVSLEGSTAGQTTEHPLKNREVLIITFWRSLEDHEESHRSEGFNKLFKELTELAESTHEVVYQMLWQGKAYDPEMAKKAREAKEANCVNC, encoded by the coding sequence ATGTATGGAAACTATATAGTGGACGTTCCAGAGGATGCAATAGTTAACATAAACTATGTGGTGCTCAAAGAGGGTGTTACCATTGACGATGTGGCAGAAAGGGTGGCATACCTCTGCGAGCATGTAAAGACTTACCACTCAGACACTGGCTTTTACGGAGGCTTTGTGGCACTCAACACTGGCGGTGTCTCCCTTGAGGGCTCAACCGCAGGTCAGACCACAGAGCACCCACTCAAAAACAGAGAAGTGCTTATCATTACCTTCTGGAGGTCCTTGGAAGACCACGAAGAATCCCACAGAAGCGAGGGCTTTAACAAGCTCTTTAAGGAGCTAACGGAGCTCGCAGAAAGCACCCACGAAGTGGTCTATCAGATGCTTTGGCAAGGCAAAGCCTACGACCCAGAAATGGCAAAGAAGGCAAGAGAAGCAAAAGAGGCAAACTGCGTCAACTGTTAA
- a CDS encoding 6-pyruvoyl trahydropterin synthase family protein — protein MPWNVIVKKKFSWAHFLTDYHGAPEPIHGHTWMVEVHIRADKVDAGGMGYDFLEVDAFLRELLPDYRLLNEFVDFSPSAENMARWIYEKVKEKYPTVSKVVVWEKEDCGAEYWED, from the coding sequence ATGCCTTGGAATGTGATAGTAAAGAAAAAATTCAGCTGGGCTCACTTCCTTACGGACTATCATGGTGCTCCAGAGCCTATTCATGGACACACATGGATGGTAGAGGTGCACATAAGGGCGGACAAGGTGGATGCAGGTGGTATGGGCTACGATTTCTTGGAGGTTGACGCATTCTTGAGAGAGCTATTGCCAGACTACAGGCTTTTGAACGAGTTTGTGGATTTCTCTCCAAGTGCGGAGAATATGGCAAGGTGGATTTATGAGAAGGTCAAAGAAAAATACCCCACAGTCTCCAAAGTTGTGGTTTGGGAAAAGGAAGACTGTGGGGCGGAGTATTGGGAAGATTAA
- the trpS gene encoding tryptophan--tRNA ligase, protein MRVLSGMRPTGKLHLGHYFGVIKNWVKLQEEHETFYMVADWHALTTGYKRVEEIPQNIEDMLIDWLTLGIDPKKSVVFQQSKVKEHAELFLIFSMITPKSWLEWNPTYKDTKYNLLRIADLSLMFKGGLRDHVKTFIAKLPYKVEDFEALEELFLDMLSDALITALFEGYLDKEMLKELNVSKRDFYDTDTYGFLGYPVLQAVDILIYKAQAVPVGEDQLPHIELSREIARRFNHLYGETFPEPQAILTETPRLPGTDGRKMSKSYNNAIYFADSEEEVKKKVMSFYTDPQKLRKGDPGRPEICPVFFYHKIFSPSEKTQEIERECKSGRLGCVDCKKIMLEGLEAFLKPMRERREEVAKDRELLIYILEEGSEKARRIAKETMEEVRLKTKVG, encoded by the coding sequence ATGAGAGTTTTAAGCGGTATGAGACCTACAGGTAAACTGCACCTTGGGCATTACTTTGGTGTGATAAAAAACTGGGTAAAACTCCAAGAGGAGCACGAAACCTTTTATATGGTGGCGGACTGGCATGCCCTTACTACAGGCTATAAAAGGGTAGAGGAGATACCTCAAAACATAGAGGATATGCTAATAGACTGGCTTACTTTAGGCATTGACCCAAAAAAGAGTGTGGTATTTCAACAATCAAAGGTAAAGGAACATGCGGAGCTTTTCCTCATATTTTCCATGATAACCCCCAAGAGCTGGCTTGAGTGGAACCCCACTTACAAGGACACTAAGTATAACCTTCTTAGAATTGCCGACCTTAGCCTTATGTTTAAAGGCGGTCTTAGAGACCACGTAAAGACCTTTATAGCAAAACTTCCTTACAAAGTTGAGGACTTCGAAGCACTTGAGGAACTATTTCTCGATATGCTGTCCGATGCCCTCATAACTGCTCTCTTTGAGGGTTATCTGGACAAGGAAATGCTAAAGGAGCTCAATGTTTCAAAGAGGGACTTTTACGACACGGACACCTATGGCTTTTTGGGCTACCCAGTGCTTCAGGCGGTGGACATACTCATATACAAGGCTCAGGCAGTTCCAGTAGGAGAAGACCAGCTACCTCACATAGAACTCTCAAGGGAAATAGCAAGAAGGTTTAATCACCTATACGGAGAAACCTTTCCAGAGCCTCAGGCTATACTCACAGAAACTCCAAGACTTCCAGGCACAGATGGAAGGAAGATGAGCAAGTCTTATAACAATGCCATATACTTTGCAGACAGCGAAGAAGAGGTAAAGAAGAAAGTCATGAGCTTTTACACAGACCCACAAAAACTAAGAAAAGGAGACCCTGGAAGACCAGAAATATGCCCTGTGTTTTTCTACCATAAGATTTTCTCTCCATCAGAAAAAACTCAAGAAATAGAAAGGGAATGCAAAAGCGGTAGACTTGGATGCGTGGACTGTAAAAAAATCATGCTTGAGGGTCTTGAGGCTTTTCTTAAACCCATGAGAGAAAGAAGAGAAGAGGTTGCAAAAGACAGGGAGCTTCTTATATATATCCTTGAGGAAGGCTCGGAAAAGGCAAGGCGTATAGCCAAAGAAACTATGGAAGAAGTGAGATTAAAAACAAAGGTGGGATGA
- a CDS encoding PHP domain-containing protein: MTYILLAILFFAIYILIAELYPIRFLRVEKINKANLPNLPPLYLYSFELHIHTQFSYDSLGKPEDIKRASKEEDIDFLIITDHDNDHIKYFADEGIIAGKEVKITDEKGKILGDLLEVGDLRVVAHPFKEKYKWRLPLPEDYLFELIDLKDALLERKMLLFFLLPYIFLRSLVSVDLALNFLKRLVDIKRYALMYMNMDIKNPVVAGLDHHVKVYIREVGIRFLFPNYQHSFRMVRNFLITDRKVKGAEDFLRELQQGNTLISFSKKPTLFWKESQTLKVLTPTNCLLCLLKEDREEFYAGSYFELPAPSGRSFLLAYTYNFRLWRFYFGLTPLFLFVRKEVGDGRNAPP; the protein is encoded by the coding sequence ATGACCTACATACTTTTGGCGATCCTTTTCTTTGCCATATATATACTGATTGCTGAGCTTTATCCCATAAGGTTTTTAAGGGTTGAGAAGATTAACAAAGCAAACCTACCAAACCTACCACCCCTATACCTATATTCCTTCGAGCTCCATATCCATACACAGTTTTCCTACGACTCTCTTGGAAAACCAGAAGATATAAAAAGGGCTTCGAAAGAAGAAGATATAGACTTTCTCATAATTACAGACCACGACAACGACCATATAAAATACTTTGCGGATGAGGGCATAATAGCGGGTAAGGAAGTAAAGATTACTGATGAAAAGGGCAAGATACTGGGAGATCTTCTTGAAGTAGGAGACCTAAGGGTGGTAGCACACCCCTTTAAGGAAAAATACAAATGGCGTCTTCCACTCCCAGAGGACTATCTTTTTGAGCTGATAGACCTAAAGGATGCTCTGCTTGAGAGAAAAATGCTACTTTTCTTTCTTTTGCCATACATATTTCTAAGGTCTTTAGTATCCGTAGACTTGGCTTTGAACTTTTTAAAGAGGCTTGTAGACATAAAAAGATACGCTCTCATGTATATGAATATGGATATAAAAAACCCAGTGGTTGCCGGGCTTGACCACCATGTAAAGGTATACATAAGGGAGGTGGGCATAAGGTTTTTATTTCCCAACTACCAGCACAGCTTTAGAATGGTGAGGAACTTTCTTATAACGGACAGAAAGGTAAAGGGCGCAGAGGACTTTCTCAGAGAGCTTCAGCAAGGCAATACCCTAATATCCTTCAGCAAAAAGCCTACCTTATTCTGGAAAGAATCCCAAACACTCAAAGTTCTGACGCCCACTAACTGTCTCCTATGTCTTCTGAAAGAGGATAGGGAGGAATTCTATGCCGGATCCTACTTTGAGCTACCTGCACCTTCTGGAAGAAGTTTCCTTCTGGCATATACTTATAATTTCAGGTTGTGGAGGTTTTACTTTGGGCTTACGCCCCTTTTCTTATTTGTGCGCAAGGAGGTCGGAGATGGAAGAAATGCCCCTCCCTGA
- a CDS encoding GGDEF domain-containing protein — protein MEVESLIPFLLGIFILIVSMLAKNIYSLVIGLCFIGLSFTQIPYVIGIFYIIIGTSVLLYTLRTRNAIDKKLAIIDSLTGVYSRYFFEEYIKKELGKAKRYNKKFSVLFIDLNDFKLINDRFGHSAGDKVLNLIATKLSNTLRDCDIIARWGGDEFAVFLTETNCNELLEVIDRLYSEVNVSYGDVKVTLSIGFACYPEHGQSIEELIHEADKSMYRAKNMYKMLNK, from the coding sequence ATGGAAGTTGAATCACTAATACCCTTTCTATTGGGAATTTTCATTTTAATAGTCTCTATGCTTGCGAAAAATATATACTCTTTAGTAATAGGGCTGTGCTTCATAGGTTTATCCTTTACCCAAATTCCCTATGTTATAGGTATTTTTTACATTATCATTGGGACCTCTGTTCTTTTATACACATTAAGAACAAGAAATGCGATTGATAAAAAGTTAGCAATTATAGACTCCCTGACAGGTGTTTACTCTAGATATTTCTTTGAAGAATATATAAAGAAAGAACTAGGAAAAGCTAAGAGATATAATAAAAAGTTCAGTGTTTTGTTCATCGATTTGAATGATTTTAAATTAATTAATGACAGATTCGGACATTCCGCAGGGGATAAGGTGTTAAATTTAATAGCAACAAAGCTCTCAAATACTTTAAGAGACTGTGATATTATCGCAAGATGGGGTGGTGACGAATTCGCTGTTTTTCTTACAGAAACAAACTGTAATGAACTACTTGAGGTAATAGATAGATTGTATAGTGAGGTAAATGTTTCGTATGGAGATGTAAAAGTTACTCTAAGTATTGGCTTTGCTTGCTACCCTGAACATGGACAAAGCATAGAAGAGTTAATCCACGAAGCGGACAAAAGCATGTATAGAGCCAAAAATATGTATAAAATGCTTAACAAATAA
- a CDS encoding motility protein A, with translation MDLLTVIGIVGGLVALLIGAVLKGASILFLIQPAAFVIVVPTTLFASLVTIPLSKFSLIIEGLKLAFKGGGNEVLETKTQLVELANVVRKEGMLALETRAEEIEDPFLRRAIDLMVLGVDENVLVESLEAEIAKKEEDFEIAVEYWKNSAESAPTFGLVGAVFGLMKALKSLDNAQELAYGISAAFVATVYGITFSYLVFGPLSKKIKIKSKEEILRMYMILDACRMMVRGENPRLIEERLSSYVEVK, from the coding sequence ATGGATCTCCTTACGGTCATAGGTATTGTGGGAGGGCTTGTAGCTCTTCTTATAGGCGCGGTTCTTAAGGGGGCAAGCATCCTTTTTCTTATTCAGCCCGCTGCCTTTGTTATAGTAGTCCCTACAACCCTCTTTGCAAGCCTTGTAACCATACCTTTGTCAAAGTTTTCTCTAATCATAGAGGGGCTTAAACTGGCTTTTAAGGGTGGAGGCAACGAGGTTCTTGAGACAAAGACTCAGCTTGTGGAGTTGGCAAATGTTGTAAGGAAGGAAGGTATGCTTGCTCTTGAAACCCGTGCGGAGGAGATAGAAGACCCTTTTCTTAGAAGGGCCATAGACCTAATGGTTCTTGGTGTGGATGAGAACGTGCTCGTGGAAAGTCTTGAGGCGGAAATAGCAAAAAAAGAAGAAGACTTTGAAATAGCGGTAGAATACTGGAAAAACTCCGCAGAGAGCGCACCTACCTTTGGGCTTGTGGGTGCTGTCTTTGGGCTCATGAAGGCTCTAAAGAGCCTTGATAATGCTCAAGAACTTGCTTATGGAATATCCGCAGCTTTTGTGGCAACCGTCTATGGTATAACCTTCTCCTATCTTGTCTTCGGTCCTCTCTCCAAAAAGATTAAGATAAAGTCCAAGGAAGAAATACTAAGAATGTATATGATACTGGATGCTTGTAGAATGATGGTGAGGGGTGAGAACCCAAGGCTTATAGAAGAAAGGCTCAGCTCTTACGTTGAGGTCAAATAA
- a CDS encoding peptidylprolyl isomerase produces MYSILHRYKSITVAIIALATGGFFLWLFFAGSVRDITSPSKRCVVEVGSGCITLKDYRRELLRFSELLKNPRMEELVREQVLSNLIAQELLYQRAKSLSFIASDEEVVEVIKSDPSFQEGGLFSSSKYREVLSRIGMTPKEYEEYIRKLLSIQKLLSFLTNGVYLTEKELEINLLADSTLLSGSLYLITSADVSQKYKPTEQELLEYYQKNKELFKRPEGKVVWVWREKNKEKALSIYNNLKAGKEAEGYQEYKLPEDFQKMSGLLEKEAQRLTPQERVSITKEGEDYLVLYLKQVIPAGYEDFEKVKEKVKEKLVEEKSLSLVEQKAQEVARLLKEGKKPEVRFLNFSDTPALQLNAVANIDQKDIARIVLSQDRVFGPYPLRQGYGVVLVEKRSKRELKPEEKEEAFKDILSLKSQAMLNQYVEYLKKNTKIRINKELLGGG; encoded by the coding sequence ATGTATTCCATTCTTCACAGATACAAAAGTATAACTGTAGCCATCATAGCTTTGGCTACTGGTGGCTTTTTCCTATGGCTCTTCTTCGCAGGAAGTGTTAGAGATATAACCTCTCCTTCTAAAAGGTGTGTAGTGGAGGTAGGCTCAGGGTGTATAACCCTTAAGGACTACAGAAGGGAGCTTTTGAGGTTTTCTGAACTTTTGAAAAACCCACGGATGGAGGAGCTGGTAAGGGAGCAGGTTCTCTCTAACCTTATAGCCCAAGAGCTACTTTATCAAAGGGCAAAGAGCCTATCTTTTATCGCAAGTGATGAAGAGGTGGTTGAGGTTATAAAGTCTGACCCCTCCTTTCAAGAGGGTGGGCTTTTTAGCTCTTCCAAATACAGAGAGGTGCTCTCAAGGATAGGTATGACGCCAAAGGAATATGAAGAATACATAAGAAAACTGCTTAGCATTCAAAAACTCCTTAGCTTTCTAACCAACGGCGTCTACCTTACGGAGAAGGAATTGGAAATAAACCTTCTTGCGGACAGCACTCTTCTGAGCGGTAGTCTCTACCTTATAACCTCTGCGGATGTATCCCAAAAATACAAGCCTACAGAACAAGAGCTATTGGAGTATTACCAGAAGAACAAAGAGCTTTTCAAAAGACCAGAAGGAAAAGTAGTCTGGGTGTGGAGAGAAAAGAACAAGGAGAAGGCACTTTCTATTTATAACAATCTAAAGGCTGGAAAAGAAGCAGAAGGCTATCAAGAATACAAACTGCCAGAAGACTTTCAGAAGATGAGTGGTCTTCTTGAGAAAGAAGCTCAAAGGCTCACACCTCAGGAGAGAGTAAGTATTACAAAGGAGGGTGAGGATTATTTGGTTCTGTATCTCAAGCAGGTTATCCCTGCAGGTTATGAGGACTTTGAAAAGGTAAAGGAAAAGGTAAAGGAAAAACTCGTAGAGGAAAAGTCTCTATCTTTGGTAGAGCAAAAGGCACAGGAAGTTGCCAGGCTCTTGAAGGAGGGGAAAAAGCCAGAGGTGAGATTCCTCAACTTCTCCGATACGCCAGCTCTTCAGCTTAATGCAGTGGCTAACATAGACCAAAAGGATATAGCCCGTATAGTGCTTTCCCAGGATAGGGTCTTTGGTCCATACCCCCTCAGACAGGGCTACGGCGTAGTGCTTGTGGAAAAGAGGAGCAAAAGGGAATTAAAGCCAGAAGAGAAAGAAGAAGCCTTCAAAGACATACTTAGTCTTAAATCTCAAGCTATGCTAAACCAGTATGTGGAATATCTGAAAAAGAACACTAAAATACGCATAAACAAGGAACTACTTGGAGGTGGATAA